The sequence CTATGTTTTAAACATAGAGCTGCCTGACTGTATGTATCCCAGAGCTGGAgtagtagctttaggtttaagttggggaacgaagttataaccatccccttacaattatgtaaataagtgcctgtgataggcctacataaagaatatgaataaaaagaaattgatTTTAGAATTCCGAATTTGGTTTACTATAGAAGCCAGCGGCGGTTTACGATAACATACTGCAAATGTATGTTAACCATTTATttagcatctactgcgatcacaaacgcGTCTGCCCAGCGCGTCTTTTGAGCAAACTATCCCGATAAGAGCGGTcgttagcccagcagtggactgttatatgtTATTGATAATGCATTAAAAGCTGAACAGTATAAAatccatctgcccagcgtgctgATTATGGCCTATGGGATATGCGTATCTTACAGGTAATTTTTACTCAATTTTTTTCCATACTTGGAAGTTGGAACGCCCTGTGAATGGAGAGCACGCCCTCATATTAACGTTTCTTTAAACGTTTAcacatatacttataatacacatttaAGTCTTAAGTGAGTGGGTTGCTGCCGTTTTTCTCCAGTGTAATTCACTATTCATGAAATTTGGATTAAGCTCAATAGATATTACAATCTTTAATAGAAAGTCCTGATGAATcttgctgtgtggtgacggcagattagaattaTCTGCGGAGTCTAGCAGAGGAATTATTGGATCTGGAGATGACGTGCACACTCAACtataacttcttcttctttaggtgcctctccaactagtgtaGGTTGGCAACAGTTTTTGATAATTCCCCTTTGCTCTCGCGAGGATAAACAGCTATCAATACTCAAGACAAAAGTGATTCCGCTTTTGAAGCGTCAGGTCTGTCTGCTTTCGACTCTACCATCTCAAAACTCAAGCAGAactcaagaaactcagcagttgcttttccAACAACAATCAAATAAGTGAATACATTTAACTAATTTTCTTATAAAGAGCCCAAGGAATCCACTTAAAgtttttcaattgaaaaaacCAACAGCATAGgtttttctttatacaaatCTTGTAACTTTCTTTTGTGAGTTAAACCTTTTGTAGAAAATAATAGTAGCCACTTGTATACAAAAGGTCCAGCCTCTAAAGCAAGTGCTCTTTATATTTAAATCGCGGGCTTTATTGTATAACGAAGAAATAGCATaagtgttttaaattattgaataaatattgttttctctCTTAAAATGCATTCATAggtatgtaaattaataaaaaggtttCTTTTAAtgtctaatatataatggatAATTAACgtaattatttatcatcaatacAACATATGATGtatctattgtcgtagtatactacgacaatagatacatcataatataggtacataaatacttataaaatacaagtAAACACACACTGAAATACATGAatgatcatcacacaagcaggctcagaaagcagggtcgctgcctgctgcgccaatcggccgttaaccCCAATTGAGAATGGTTTAAggccacctcgctggcccagtgaggattggtggacttaaagcaagtgatattttaattgtttaaaacgcacttaacttcgTAAACTTAGGaatgcgtgttgggattcgaacccctGATTTGAAGCCGAAgtcaccactaggctatcaccactttagtatatatataaattgtatacaTATTGATGAGAAATTTAACCCTTTATAGTAATTAGTACACAAATTTTCATGTAAAACAAACCGTGCAGAGTTAATCAGTGAAAATATGGTGTTGATACAAACATCGAAtgatttttacaatatttgtgtCACAGTGAAGTGTgagtaaaacttaaattaatcgatacataaaatacaatatagCCGTTATATTAACGCTCAACGTGTTTGCACTTGTGAGCTTGTTGAATAAAAGCGTTATTTTGAAcgcgttattaaaaatatctctaTAAACTGGTACTCGAGTTGAGTACCTCATAACAGCTTTATTTTCGTGGAAAGCAAGTCGGGAACTTTATACATAAAATTCCTAGTATTTTTCGCTACATGTACATATCTATATGTACTTATTATGTTTCACGGTGCTTTTCTAACGGTCTGATGATCTTAATAACATAATCAGTATTAAATTTgtagttcattttttttttataaatttaaaatgcatataaaacatTTCGGAACTGACCGGCTTTgcacctgcgactctctggcaatcgcggcctgagtagAAACacaaatgaaattcaaaaaaagactatgtgtcatctcttgtatcaaacgtgtctcattgtaaaagggacctttgaaaaagtggatcgaaactgcaaagttttctactagatggcgctacagtcgctataagactgtaTATAAAACGCTATAGTAATTTCCGCTTCGACGATAGGGGAGCCGTAGCTCAATTGGTTGAAGCCTTCAGGTCGCGTTTGTCAGCgcgtcgcaggttcaaatcctgtcggttccgataatttttatatacattataaatttaattgtatgaaaaaatacaaataaaaattataaaattcgtaCAATATAGCCCAAGATATCATGCAACTGTCGAAATCTTTTTGCTGATACTTGAGAGACCAGTGTCTTTTACGTAAGTTGGTAAGCCTTTGATTGATAGGATCAGTACCTATGTGAGATAATTTGTGTTTGgtctttaattttaactaatttatattttattcttattattttaaattgaattaacgtgcccttttgtgtttttattataaaaactttattatgttTGAATTCCGCCATTCGCCCTAACTAAATGGGCTCTCCGAAAGTGGTCTCAGAGGGAAACTGCACAAATGAAACTTCAGAGTTCATTTTCCAAAACGACTGTAACTGAGTCGCATGTTCTGTTTAATTGGACGCTGTTGCCGGTTTGCCTCTTTTCGTAATGGACGACAAAAATAAACGGCCGCACTGTTTCTATTCAATACCCATtgtttactttagttttaacaagttgttattattgtattactAGCTTCtttccgcgacttcgtctgcgtggactttagAATTGGGTCCAAAAcatcgctcgttaacaatttttaatcttggGGAACGGGAACTATTTGAATAGAACTATTTGGATAGAACATGTCATTtaccatagcataggtgacatgacgatactaaattacaaaattgagctcgcacacaatttttattttccctAGGGAACTTCTTCAGGAATCGGCatatagcctatgttcttttccatctCAAAGGCtgtatgcatgccaaatttcatccaaatccatgCAGCCGTTTTTACattattgagtaacaaacatctagtGATCCAGTTTGGTTGAGCAGTTTCTAAAGCAATTAAAAGATACTTacaaaattgttttctttttttactataggttgcaaatcctaactaatattagaaacgaaaaattgtttttatcctTCTTTTAGCACTTTTGTAAGATCCATTGcaggttaaaatattttaagtggtAGAATCTGTTTATTTTGCGGCAACAAgtgtaaaattttaaagcaCACTGTGTCAAAGCTTTTTAAATACGAGTAGAAAGCGGTCTTTGGAGCTTTATAGAAGACCAATCTTTGGAATAATACTAATTAGGTGTGGAAAccgcggtgatagcccaatgctGCCGTCCTAAAGCGTGTCGTTAACTAAGTACAAATCCAAGTTTCGAGATACGATGGAAAAAGcgcaaaaatataaagaaacgaTGCTGAAAATGTAGATCTAACAGAACACTTTCGAATTAAAGCAGGAGATTCTTGGCTTTTTAGTctagatttttttctgattaCGGCTTGTTATACATAATTCAAATGACGTTAGGTTACCCTTTAAGACGTTTTTGGCTTGGATTGCATTTAATGATTTAAGCTTTTtacgaaatattaaaaataatttcttaaatacctaaatataaaaacctaATCTTATATGACTCTAAAAACTTTAACGACAGTAAAGTTCTCAAAGAAGctcacagcaaacttagccgggtgttttttttttgttatcaccatctcactgtcatttaaaattattagaattattattattgctggttagagcaataattcacacccaagcttttttatcgattacgtagtcctttatactataataggacttttctatacgcTTACCGTATATTTTAACCTTGTCGATATTAATATGGTAACATGAAATATTACTTGGGATAATTAGTGACGTTCTGTAGGTTCCATCGGACCGTACGTTTTATTATAGGTCAGAGTATGTGGCGCACGGCCTACTTACTACTGGATTTAATTACGTTTATGGGCATTTTTACGagcataatataaaatgtaatccaTTTCTAGCAACGTTACTTTTTCTTACtatgattaataaaattaaaaaaaaaaccccgcaATGTATATGATTATACAAATAATGTATggtaattcaattcaattcttgggTATGGCCTTTATCTGTGcccaaggtacttcgccaaagTCTTGTAGGtggagaaggcacgaaggagattgatcggtgaaaatAATggaaagttaattttgaatatgtcatacatacatacaactaGAGAGACATAATTGTAAATAGCTCGTTAGTTCCTCACCTAAGACAGCACAGATAACACAAAATTGAATATGCTATAATATGCAACtttatatacattaaatttaaattttattactttccctatagtaacataaaaatctacaataaggactgaacacaaacaaacatttaacactTAAAGCCGTCCTTTAATTGTTAAATGTTTACTTTAGGAGGTAGAACGTcaacaatttatggtacataaataataaataaataaataaatttgcaaaaaatattatcgCTGTCAAGCTGACATGTCGTGAAATCAGCTGctcgtattattattttaatttttattataatatttgtataaattgtgttaaaatcactgtgatttaatgtattttctatGTGTTAATCAAAGAAAAAAGTGTAACCTACACAGTGACCATATAAACCACGTAAATCGAAAATCCGTCTGACAGGAGGTTTCGTCCAACGggaattcaaaatccaacgactgttataagcaaacgacgtacattttacgtccatgggatgtacctggggagtattgctttcatttttcttatgttaataacactgccataacaatatcctagttgataaccaattccctacttcaaatttttgttttattttgttattctcgtAACACTCACGAGAGACGTCCCTCCACACACTTAGACAGACTCATTCTCgctttacttgacggatttgtggaaGTATAGTTGAAGAATGAAATCAACTGTCTcagacaaaaatacacaaccaaataaaccttattttacaagttgtgattcaaagttttattaagctagttatttaaaacataccttCTATTATCTGTTCTAAAATTGCTATTTCTATCACTTAAAGATATCCCTAATtagtatgttattgtatttcctAGTATACTATCTGTAATACTCCTTAGTATTTATCTCTATTTCctataactttttcataatatatatacatatatttttgatccttttctctttcttttgtAGGTTATCTAATTTCCTTCACTCACATATACTGTTTGCTGTGTTTCAGGGCGAAGTGCTATAAAATGGTGCCAACAATGCtaaccagaagagcggctgcattgcaagagcaattaaaacttaaaaatgccctcagtgaactaaagtcactgaaacaactaaatgctgatttaatgagggaacaagatgacagtgaagtgGAACTGAGATCAATTATTGCCAAGAACTCCCAGTTAAAGGGTGAACTAGCTGACCTACATAGCGCTCACACTGTGGTCTTAGAGGAGCGCAACCAACTCCAGGAGGCAGTGCATTCTTTTAACCAATGCATATCTACTTATGATGAAGCTTTAGGAAGAATTActatgttggagggtgaattatgtagcgcacataaaactattgataaccttcagtcacaattacaaaatgttgaaatgcaatcaacaaataacttgtatgatgaactacttacttcatcctcaacaatgccagtgtgcatcgatctgacttgtgatagcccttgtgttaaaaaaaccaagcctcaaatagatctcccctttttaaatagccacaataaaataaaaaaatacattagaattagtaaaataataaaaaaaactcaaaaatttgtaaaaaaccagaagaaaagcagtgaaaacctgatactaagaaaagaacgttcagttttgttaaataagttaaataccttttctctttgttttcaaagtagcagggaaaaatatgagagtgaaatccaaaccttaaatgatgttattcaacagctggaagactcacttaaaactatgactattaaatatgagctgtcaaaaaagcagattgatgaacaaattctggcagctgatgagttgttagctctaggtacctacaatatggctcgttttgagtcattggcaaataaatgtcaatgttctcaagatatacctacggctaacctagacttaagtagtagtattttgtcctctaataagctagagacctgccaagagcagtgtgaaagtattattcctgtcactacatccttagattataatttatcaagtagGCATAAAAACcacactttagtaatttcagacaagctaggtaaaggttttggtcctattatgaactgttacctagatcactcagtgactaatagatgttcaccaggggctaatttagactatcttattgatagtttgaacatagacagtttagatgtaaataaaaatgttatatttttgttaggagacagcttaaatgtaaaaaagacacaaattataagatgtgtagaaaaattgctggctttgcatgaaaaatctaaatgtagatttgttatgtgtgcctttccgtactgtggcacacttagttctaagcgaaataagcaaatttataatttaaatttattaatttataacttgacatgccgtcatagtgaggcagttttttattttgatgtgaataaatttatttcaccactgttattgactagggatactttttatctgtcaaaaaaatgtaagcaacatatagcctcattattagcttacaatttaaatgatacagttacaagtgttgtaactaagtctattgacaactttacaaattgtactttaggtaccaatatttctgaaaatgacccaagtacttgttcaagtactaagaaaatttcttataattatttaaactagatagccagacaacggagaagctctccagtatgaacattgtacatcaaaatatacagagcttaaccggcaaagaaattgaaatagaactgtttgtggaaaaactcaatatacacattctgtgtattactgagcattggctcactggtgcacatccagcagttatcttaaggaatttcaaaatgtcaagtgtgttcttcagaaggactgcaattcatggagggtccttaatttttgtacacaataatataacttgtaaggagcgaaaagacatagttagtctttctgttgaacgcactgtagaactatcttgtgtggagctggagcgatttataatagtgtgtgtatatcgtcccccctcaggtgattttagcctttttgaggatgtaatggaagatgtgcttaagcgattgtctgtatccacaaaaaaagcaatagtatgcggggattttaatgttgatattttacttagtaatgcaactacgactaggttgctaaacttatttaaatgttttaatttaaattattcttttagtgaacctactagaatcacagcaacctcagcatcgtgtttagataatatttttctcaactgtgatatcttaggtaaatcgataataaccaacttaagatcagatcattgtggccaacaaattactgttttgaataatataaacaaagataaacatatcgtcaagtgtaggccaataactaagagcaaattgacgcgattcaaaggtgaaatatcatccaaaattcctgcccttgtctttaagaacggtcatcctgacagcatttatggtacgctctttaatatcatagacaatgaatttaacaaaatattcaatttcaaacatatagatttcaataaaaaaataaagtttagcgattgggcaactattggcatatacaaaagtagagataatttgtatgagctctatagtgaaaaacaatataaccatactccagctttcctacaacacgtaaaaatgtactctaaaacgtttaagaacgtttgctttcatgctaagtcgctatactttaaggatcaaatcataaaatcggataacaaagtacaaacaacctggaaaattgttaataatgaaactgggaaagctaaatctcgcaacgtaaactttgaattaattattaatgataataaagttaccgctgacagtgaggttgcaagtacctttgaaaacttttttcagagtgttcctattttgttgactgattcacttaattcttcacctactgcagctcagagtttattgaggaacaacgttaatgagtgcaacgttttatttaattttaaacatatatctgcatatgatataataaagaattttaagttgttgaaacagaaaaaaaccggtgatttatggggtatgtctgtaatggtaatatctaacattatagacgttattgccccttacttagccatactttttaatgaatgtgttgatagaggtacttttccaaatttaatgaaacatagtaaacttatacctctatttaaatctggcaataaaaacgacattaacaattacagacccatttcaatcttaccagctcttagtaaggtctttgaaaaaattatattaaatcaacttttgaatcacttcaatgtaaataacttattacatccggagcagtacggttttactaaaggtcgtagcaccacggatgcaggcgctaaacttttaaaacatgtgtacgatgcctgggaacgttcgcagaatgccattggtgttttttgtgatctatccaaagcattcgattgtgtcgatcataaaaccttgcttcttaaactagcccattatggtatcaaaaacgttgcactaaatttggttgcctcttatctcagtgacagaacccaaagggtttgcataaaagacattaagtcgcaggggtcggctacgtcaatgggtgtcc comes from Pararge aegeria chromosome 9, ilParAegt1.1, whole genome shotgun sequence and encodes:
- the LOC120626603 gene encoding uncharacterized protein LOC120626603, giving the protein MVPTMLTRRAAALQEQLKLKNALSELKSLKQLNADLMREQDDSEVELRSIIAKNSQLKGELADLHSAHTVVLEERNQLQEAVHSFNQCISTYDEALGRITMLEGELCSAHKTIDNLQSQLQNVEMQSTNNLYDELLTSSSTMPVCIDLTCDSPCVKKTKPQIDLPFLNSHNKIKKYIRISKIIKKTQKFVKNQKKSSENLILRKERSVLLNKLNTFSLCFQSSREKYESEIQTLNDVIQQLEDSLKTMTIKYELSKKQIDEQILAADELLALGTYNMARFESLANKCQ